TCTCACACACAAAGCCCAAGAGCTAGGAATCCACACGCGAGTGATTTCTGCTGGACGCCTTGTCAATGATGCTATGCCTCACTTTATCGCTCATAAACTCATCAAACTTATCAGTCAAGCTCACATTCCCCTCTTTGATGCCAGGATTCTTATCCTTGGTGCGACATTTAAAGAAAATTGCAACGACATCCGCAACTCTAAAATCTTTGAAGTCGCACAGGAACTCCAAGAGTTTGGTTGTAAAGTCACTCTACTTGATCCCTTGGCAGATAAAGATGAAGTGCAAAGCAAGCACAATCTCACTCTTTTTCACACCCTAGAAGAACTTCCACGCATAAGCTTTGATGCACTCCTTGGAGCTGTAGCTCATGATGCATTTACCCCTATGGATTTCACTCCATTTTTACATCAAAATAGCGTGATTTATGATCTTAAGGGTATGTTAAAATCCTCCCACGCTAGGCTATAAGGAATCCCTTTATGCTATTTAATTCCCACATCTTTATCTTTGCATTTTTGCCCTGTATGTTAGTGGGCTACTATATCCTTAAACATCAAGCATATTTTCGCCTATCTAAGATTTTTTTGGTTGCTGGAAGCTTATTTTTCTATGGATATTGGAATCCCTCCTATGTGCCCATCCTGCTCTCTAGTCTAGCAATCAACTTTCTTTTTGCTCAAAAGCTAGTTAGTCTAACTCTAGAGGGGGGGGGGCATAAAAGATTTTGGCTGATTGGTGGGATTGCTTTCAATCTAGGTTTATTGGTTTTTTTTAAATACACTGATTTTTTACTTGAAGATATTAACTTTGTCTTTGATTCGCAAATCCCTCTCCCCTCTCTTGCTCTTCCCTTAGCAATCAGTTTTTTTACCTTTCAGCAAATTGCATTTCTTGTAGATACTTACAAATCACAAGAGGACAAAAAGATCGATTTATTGGATTATTCACTTTTTGTCACCTTTTTCCCTTAGCTCATTGCTGGGCCAATCGTCCATCACAAAGAGATGATGCCCCAATTTGCTTCACTCCCAGCAAAGAGCAAAGAGCTCATCGACTGGGAAAAATTTGCTAAAGGATTATTTGTCTTCTCTATTGGATTATTCAAAAAGGTCGTCATAGCAGATCAATTTGCTATCTATGCCAACAAGGGATTTGGAGCTGCTCAAAATGGAATCCATCTCAATCTAATCGAATCTTGGCTTACCTCCTTATCCTACACCTTTCAGCTTTATTTTGACTTCAGTGGGTATTGTGATATGGCGATTGGGATCGCTCTTTTCTTTGGAATCATCTTGCCAATCAACTTCAACTCTCCATACAAAGCAAGCAATATCAAGGATTTTTGGAAAAGATGGCATATGACGCTAGGGAGGTTTCTTACAGAATATCTTTATATCCCGCTAGGTGGCAACAAAAAGGGATTTCCAAGAGAGCTTTTCAATCTCTTTGTCGTCTTTATGTTGAGTGGGATATGGCATGGAGCTGGATGGGGATTTATCATCTGGGGAATCTTACATGCAAGTGCTATGGTCATCCACAGAATCTATTGCTACACTTTAGAGACGCTCTTTGATATCAAAGAGATCAAGAATCGATTCTATATAGTGATTTGTTGGATCTTGACTTTCAACTTCATCAATGCTTCTTGGGTATTTTTCAGAAGTGAAAATGTAAGTGGAGCACTTGATATCCTTAAAAGCATGATGGGATTTAATGGGATTGTTTTGCCGACATTTATCCAAAAACTCCTCACAGATATCAACTTAAATTTTGGTCAAACATTTATGATTACAGGAATTACAAAATTTGAAATTCTCTATCTGCCACTTTCATTTCTGATTGTCTTATTTTTCTCCAACTCATCAAGAATGACAAGTTCTTTCAAACCATCACTGCCAAAACTTATCTGGACAACTGTTTTGAGTTTTTTTGCCTTTCTTTATATCGACAAAACATCTCAATTTTTATACTTTAATTTTTAGGAAATTATTATGAAATCCAAAAC
The DNA window shown above is from Helicobacter kayseriensis and carries:
- a CDS encoding MBOAT family O-acyltransferase; this translates as MAGPIVHHKEMMPQFASLPAKSKELIDWEKFAKGLFVFSIGLFKKVVIADQFAIYANKGFGAAQNGIHLNLIESWLTSLSYTFQLYFDFSGYCDMAIGIALFFGIILPINFNSPYKASNIKDFWKRWHMTLGRFLTEYLYIPLGGNKKGFPRELFNLFVVFMLSGIWHGAGWGFIIWGILHASAMVIHRIYCYTLETLFDIKEIKNRFYIVICWILTFNFINASWVFFRSENVSGALDILKSMMGFNGIVLPTFIQKLLTDINLNFGQTFMITGITKFEILYLPLSFLIVLFFSNSSRMTSSFKPSLPKLIWTTVLSFFAFLYIDKTSQFLYFNF